The following coding sequences are from one Gossypium hirsutum isolate 1008001.06 chromosome A12, Gossypium_hirsutum_v2.1, whole genome shotgun sequence window:
- the LOC107946746 gene encoding uncharacterized protein isoform X1, whose translation MCVFLHFHRVSKQMASTATKTNEFLGKACQKKDSNHYSFNDADLSSPQMNRACNDRQRTSSESSHPLSVCLSRESFSDVVESEETLRDCNTYESIKMSTKTNLPSACANNIGPLKAPIFHNKFVPNKFEKQESECLGDNISFVCVSDYAKTKAADHTSDADKKNASYNSASVDSFPGTEKEVNGQPACFLVGSPCGDVDDNHPRRSNRSSIESSQEILYCSNKSDMSEISSLRDSCAGASSAKREHSECSEEQVQSSFARTGSIRVGSQIGDGHNYAESMEVDNRTNEREQTAELKSTTVAKEINMEETNIGSQPAACSDAPDSIEYEVKVCDICGDIGREELLAVCSNCSDGAEHIYCMRVKMDSVPKGDWMCEECVLSKETERRKQDKMEGGVKIFNKTHASESETKPLEVEESEAHKVSSTPSFTSKRPSGSLQAVRNKAFGADLKSPTTSSCSSKVSMHQSGGHSSSTTPGTVCSPTELRSKSLKLPSQHQVSKGLLSKSKSFSNRSLKEDVQLLKEGSCGNEGLAKGTTANESERRIQTVSKSMSLKNMSYNVNNSNHDTKLLPNSSRVEDLKRSRHPKGQHPKGQSPIKTEKKLKLSNSDALAGADKRIASVKNGLACPSSSLCNDLVDVKGHETSDNSLKTSSTYAQKSFLTEEKKRVLNVKHCVEYSPVVPAISKKHSSAAVQSERPCPRDSTIFASGVHVPSWISVVPQLDSIWQGKFEIQRSGGLPFTCDGLQAHLSTYASHKVLGVVQKLPLKLSLEEAPRLSMWPTQFMKSHATEDNIALYFFAKELDSYERSYKNLLDRMIKYDFSLKGNFGGFELLIFPSNLLPEKSQCWNNMLFLWGVFRGKMFQCSEQISAMSCEKLFTPGKSSESLSALNSNAFPDSMTVASGKNAEVCETKESSSEQKMNALDVQIGSQQVGVIDSSQCFMQREERESRKRPEIDLNCSIQEKQEYFADHVEADDTNDGKRLKSCFGGMDVDRNRIKDIMNDRCSLPVNGRGPSIYGNEVYDMSIVPPESDSVGNKYSWKHLLQQQVLSNDSGKQVKSRVSNLELALGVGRSLSAHGNMPPSFMVMSNGDSRDEISDTNPSLALSLALPYPKAGGSGSGTTLKLASDMKLPKCQEVNTTLSLFGGSSES comes from the exons ATGTGTGTGTTTCTTCATTTTCACCGTGTGTCCAAACAAATGGCATCGACAGCAACAAAGACAAATGAGTTTCTAGGCAAAGCCTGTCAAAAAAAGGATAGTAACCATTACTCTTTTAACGATGCTGATTTGTCATCTCCTCAGATGAATAGAGCATGCAATGATAGACAGCGTACAAGTAGTGAGTCAAGTCATCCTCTCAGTGTATGCTTGAGTCGCGAATCCTTCTCTGATGTTGTAGAGAGTGAAGAAACGTTGAGGGATTGTAACACTTATGAGAGCATCAAGATGAGTACAAAAACAAACCTGCCTTCGGCTTGTGCAAATAATATTGGGCCACTGAAAGCACCAATCTTTCATAATAAATTTGTCCCCAATAAGTTTGAGAAACAAGAGTCGGAATGCCTTGGAGATAATATTTCCTTTGTGTGTGTATCAGACTATGCAAAAACAAAGGCTGCTGACCATACTAGTGATGCAGACAAGAAAAATGCATCTTACAACTCAGCTTCAGTTGATAGTTTCCCTGGGACTGAAAAGGAAGTTAACGGTCAACCTGCTTGTTTTCTAGTTGGTAGTCCTTGTGGTGATGTAGATGATAATCATCCAAGGAGATCAAACAGATCGTCCATTGAATCTTCCCAGGAGATTCTGTATTGTTCAAACAAGTCAGATATGTCAGAAATTTCATCTTTACGAGATTCATGTGCTGGTGCCAGCTCAGCAAAG AGAGAACATTCCGAGTGTTCTGAGGAACAAGTCCAATCATCTTTTGCCAGAACAGGTTCCATACGGGTTGGCAGTCAGATCGGTGATGGACATAACTATGCTGAATCTATGGAAGTTGATAATAGAACAAATGAAAGAGAGCAAACAGCTGAACTAAAGTCCACTACAGTGGCTAAGGAAATTAATATGGAGGAAACTAATATTGGATCACAGCCTGCTGCTTGTAGTGATGCACCAGACAGCATTGAGTATGAA GTCAAAGTTTGTGATATATGCGGTGACATAGGTCGAGAGGAGTTGCTTGCTGTTTGTAGCAACTGCAGTGATGGAGCAGAACACAT TTATTGTATGCGTGTGAAGATGGACAGTGTTCCCAAAGGTGATTGGATGTGTGAGGAATGTGTGCTCAGTAAAGAAACTGAGAGGCGAAAACAAGACAAAATGGAGGGAGGAGTTAAGATTTTTAACAAAACACATGCTTCAGAATCAGAAACCAAACCTTTGGAGGTCGAGGAAAGTGAAGCACATAAAGTTAGTTCAACTCCTTCGTTTACTTCAAAGAGACCTTCTGGCAGTTTACAAGCAGTTAGAAATAAGGCTTTTGGAGCAGATTTGAAATCACCTACGACATCGAGTTGCAGCAGCAAAGTTTCGATGCATCAATCTGGAGGCCACTCGTCTAGCACTACTCCGGGAACTGTGTGCTCACCTACTGAATTAAGGAGTAAATCACTTAAATTGCCATCACAACATCAGGTGTCAAAGG GATTACTTTCCAAGTCCAAATCATTCTCTAATAGGAGCTTAAAAGAAGATGTCCAACTGCTGAAGGAAGGCAGTTGTGGCAATGAAGGCTTGGCTAAAGGAACTACTGCTAATGAGAGTGAGAGGAGGATTCAAACGGTGTCTAAATCTATGTCATTGAAGAATATGAGCTATAATGTGAATAATAGTAATCACGACACTAAATTACTTCCCAACTCTTCTCGCGTTGAGGATTTGAAGAGATCAAGGCATCCAAAAGGACAGCATCCAAAAGGACAGTCTCCAATTAAgacagaaaagaaattgaaattatcCAACAGCGATGCACTTGCGGGGGCTGATAAAAGAATTGCTTCTGTCAAAAATGGTTTGGCATGCCCTTCCAGTTCCTTGTGTAATGATTTAGTGGATGTGAAAGGTCATGAAACATCAGATAATTCCTTAAAAACATCTAGTACTTATGCACAAAAAAGTTTTCTGACtgaagagaaaaagagagttCTTAATGTGAAGCACTGTGTTGAGTACTCTCCAGTAGTACCTGCTATCAGTAAAAAGCATTCCAGTGCTGCTGTGCAGTCTGAACGGCCTTGCCCGAGAGATTCAACTATTTTTGCTTCTGGAGTACATGTGCCTTCTTGGATTTCTGTTGTTCCACAGCTTGATTCTATATGGCA AGGCAAGTTTGAAATTCAAAGGAGTGGTGGACTTCCATTTACTTGTGATGGACTGCAAGCACACTTGTCAACTTATGCCTCACATAAAGTTCTTGGAGTAGTGCAGAAACTGCCTCTAAAACTGTCGTTGGAGGAAGCACCTCGATTGAGCATGTGGCCCACTCAATTCATGAAAAGCCATGCCACTGAAGATAATATTGCGCTCTACTTTTTTGCAAAAGAACTTGACAG TTACGAAAGAAGCTATAAGAACTTGTTGGACAGGATGATTAAGTATGATTTTAGCCTCAAAGGGAACTTTGGCGGGTTTGAGCTTTTAATATTCCCCTCGAACCTACTTCCAGAAAAATCTCAGT GTTGGAATAACATGCTGTTTTTATGGGGTGTATTTAGAGGAAAGATGTTTCAGTGCTCAGAACAAATTTCAGCCATGTCTTGCGAGAAATTGTTCACCCCTGGAAAGTCAagtgaaagtttatctgcattGAACTCCAATGCTTTCCCGGACTCAATGACAGTCGCTTCTGGAAAAAATGCTGAAGTTTGTGAAACCAAAGAATCTTCTTCGGAACAGAAGATGAATGCCCTGGATGTACAAATAGGTAGTCAGCAAGTGGGCGTAATCGACTCATCTCAG TGTTTCATGCAGAGAGAAGAAAGAGAGTCAAGAAAAAGACCTGAAATTGATCTCAACTGTTCTATTCAAGAAAAACAAGAATATTTTGCAGATCATGTGGAGGCTGATGATACTAATGACGGCAAGAGATTAAAGAGTTGTTTTGGTGGAATGGATGTAGATAGGAATAGGATAAAAGATATAATGAATGATAGATGTTCCCTTCCTGTAAATGGCAGAGGCCCTAGCATCTACGGCAATGAAGTGTATGATATGTCGATAGTTCCTCCGGAATCGGATTCAGTAGGTAATAAGTATAGCTGGAAGCACTTGTTGCAGCAGCAAGTTCTTTCAAATGACAGTGGGAAACAGGTAAAGTCAAGAGTTTCAAATCTTGAGCTTGCCCTGGGGGTTGGAAGGAGTCTTTCAGCTCACGGAAATATGCCCCCATCTTTTATGGTGATGAGCAATGGGGATTCACGAGACGAGATCTCCGACACTAATCCTTCACTTGCTCTTTCCCTTGCATTGCCTTATCCTAAGGCAGGTGGTAGCGGCAGCGGCACCACATTAAAACTTGCTTCAGACATGAAGTTACCCAAGTGCCAAGAGGTGAACACTACACTGTCGCTTTTTGGTGGCTCTTCAGAATCTTAG
- the LOC107946750 gene encoding transcription factor MYC2 translates to MTDYRFASTMNLWTDDNASVMEAFMSSDLSALWQPPPQSSASTSTPAVVASSAAAAASGAPDLLKSSVAPQSHPSVALFNQETLQQRLQALIEGAHECWTYAIFWQSSYDYSGSAVLGWGDGYYKGEEDKGKRKLKTSSVVAEQEHRKKVLRELNSLISGSTAPTDDAVDEEVTDTEWFFLVSMTQSFVNGGGLPGQALFNSTPVWVVGSERLASSTCERVRQGQVFGLQTMVCIPSANGVVELGSTELITQSSGLMNKVRVLFNFNNSIEAGYLSMCNNIADEGENDPSSLWISDPNSGVEYKESHNNNQNQQIEKSIQFHDNPSSSSLTENPSSIQQQHSQNFGLNFSDYGFDRSNSVRNGNSSHLFKPESEETLNFGESKRSGNVVEENKKKTSPTSRGSHEDGMLSFSSAVFLPSSGMMKSSGGAGDSDNSDIEASVVKEAECVKPLEPEKKPRKRGRKPANGREEPLNHVEAERQRREKLNQRFYALRAVVPNVSKMDKASLLGDAISYINELSTKVQNADLEKQELQKQLEAMKKELAKKDSCPQNPKTSNHLGNRLIELETEVKVIGWDAMIRIQCKRKNHPAARLMAALKELNLDVQHASVTVVNDLMIQQATVKMGNPFYTQEQLRLALISKIGSEI, encoded by the coding sequence ATGACTGACTATCGATTTGCGTCGACGATGAATCTTTGGACGGACGATAACGCATCGGTTATGGAAGCTTTTATGAGTTCTGATCTTTCTGCTTTATGGCAGCCTCCGCCGCAATCCTCTGCATCCACTTCCACACCAGCTGTTGTTGCTTcttctgctgctgctgctgccaGTGGTGCTCCCGACCTTTTGAAGTCCTCTGTGGCTCCCCAATCTCACCCCTCCGTCGCTCTTTTCAATCAAGAAACTCTCCAGCAGCGGCTCCAAGCTCTTATCGAAGGCGCCCACGAGTGTTGGACTTACGCTATTTTCTGGCAGTCCTCCTACGATTACTCTGGCTCCGCTGTACTTGGATGGGGCGATGGGTATTACAAGGGCGAAGAAGATAAGGGGAAAAGGAAGTTGAAAACTTCGTCTGTAGTTGCGGAGCAAGAGCATCGTAAAAAAGTGCTTAGAGAGCTTAACTCTTTGATTTCCGGTTCCACAGCCCCCACCGATGATGCTGTCGACGAAGAAGTCACCGATACCGAGTGGTTCTTTTTAGTTTCGATGACGCAGTCTTTCGTCAACGGCGGCGGGCTGCCGGGACAGGCTCTTTTCAATTCTACTCCGGTTTGGGTTGTTGGGTCGGAGCGATTAGCTAGTTCGACGTGCGAGCGAGTGAGGCAAGGGCAGGTTTTTGGTTTGCAAACCATGGTCTGCATACCGTCTGCAAACGGGGTGGTTGAACTGGGCTCAACAGAACTTATCACGCAAAGCTCAGGTCTGATGAATAAGGTTcgggttttatttaatttcaataacAGTATTGAAGCTGGTTATTTGTCTATGTGTAATAATATTGCTGATGAAGGCGAAAATGATCCATCTTCGCTTTGGATCAGTGATCCAAATAGCGGGGTCGAATATAAAGAAAGCCATAACAATAATCAAAACCAGCAGATTGAAAAGTCAATTCAGTTCCATGACAATCCGAGTTCCAGTAGTTTAACCGAGAATCCCAGCTCCATTCAACAGCAGCACAGTCAGAACTTTGGCTTGAATTTCTCCGATTATGGTTTTGATAGGAGTAACAGTGTGAGGAATGGGAATTCTTCTCACCTGTTCAAACCAGAATCCGAGGAGACACTGAATTTTGGTGAGAGTAAGAGGAGTGGGAATGTGGTGGAGGAGAATAAGAAGAAGACATCCCCCACTTCCAGAGGGAGTCATGAAGATGGGATGCTTTCCTTTTCTTCTGCTGTATTCTTGCCTTCTTCTGGTATGATGAAATCCAGTGGAGGTGCTGGAGATTCAGATAACTCTGATATTGAAGCTTCCGTCGTTAAAGAAGCTGAATGTGTCAAACCTTTGGAGCCTGAAAAGAAGCCTAGGAAACGAGGGAGAAAGCCGGCTAATGGTAGAGAAGAGCCTCTGAATCACGTCGAAGCCGAGCGTCAAAGAAGGGAGAAGCTTAACCAGAGGTTTTACGCCTTGCGTGCCGTGGTACCTAACGTGTCCAAGATGGATAAAGCATCACTCCTCGGTGATGCTATTTCGTATATTAACGAGCTTAGCACAAAGGTACAAAATGCAGATTTAGAGAAACAAGAGTTGCAGAAACAATTAGAAGCAATGAAGAAAGAGCTGGCAAAGAAAGATTCATGCCCACAAAACCCCAAGACATCGAACCACCTTGGGAATAGACTGATAGAATTGGAAACCGAAGTGAAGGTTATCGGGTGGGACGCAATGATTCGAATCCAATGCAAGAGAAAGAACCATCCGGCAGCAAGGTTAATGGCTGCTTTAAAGGAATTAAATCTTGATGTGCAGCACGCTAGTGTGACGGTAGTGAATGACTTGATGATCCAACAAGCCACCGTAAAGATGGGGAACCCATTTTACACACAGGAGCAGCTCAGGCTAGCTCTAATATCCAAAATCGGAAGTGAGATATAG
- the LOC107946829 gene encoding mitochondrial carnitine/acylcarnitine carrier-like protein, which yields MGDVAEDLISGTVGGASQLIVGHPFDTIKVKLQSQSAPLPGQPPKYAGAMDAVRQTLAAEGPRGLYKGMGAPLATVAGLNAVLFMVRGQMEALLRSESGASLTVNQQIVAGAGAGVAVSFLACPTELIKCRLQAQSALAHSGSASVAVKYGGPMDVARHVLRSEGGVRGLFKGLVPTLAREVPGNAAMFGVYEALKQYMAEGPDTSKLGRGSLIVAGGLAGASFWIFVYPVDVIKSVVQVDDYRNPKYTGSMNAFNRILASEGVKGLFKGFGPAMARSMPANAACFLAFEVARSALG from the exons ATGGGAGATGTAGCTGAGGACCTAATTTCTGGAACTGTTGGAGGAGCATCGCAGTTGATAGTTGGGCACCCTTTTGATACCATCAAGGTTAAGCTTCAAAGCCAGTCTGCTCCACTCCCTGGGCAGCCACCGAAATATGCTGGTGCTATGGATGCTGTCAGGCAGACGTTAGCCGCTGAAGGTCCAAGGGGATTGTATAAGGGTATGGGGGCTCCACTGGCTACTGTTGCAGGCCTTAATGCCGTCCTCTTTATGGTGAGAGGGCAAATGGAGGCATTGTTGAGATCAGAGTCTGGTGCCTCCCTCACAGTTAACCAACAGATAGTAGCAGGGGCTGGGGCTGGAGTTGCTGTTTCATTCCTAGCTTGCCCCACCGAGTTGATCAAATGCAG ATTACAGGCCCAGAGTGCATTGGCACATTCTGGCTCAGCTAGTGTGGCAGTGAAGTATGGAGGGCCAATGGATGTAGCTAGGCATGTTCTCAGATCAGAGGGTGGCGTAAGGGGGCTCTTCAAGGGATTGGTTCCCACCTTAGCTCGCGAGGTTCCAGGAAATGCTGCTATGTTTGGTGTGTATGAAGCACTGAAGCAGTACATGGCTGAAGGACCAGACACTAGTAAATTAGGAAGAGGGTCTTTGATCGTGGCAGGAGGCTTGGCCGGAGCTTCATTCTGGATCTTTGTTTACCCAGTTGATGTCATCAAGAGTGTGGTCCAGGTGGATGACTACAGAAACCCCAAGTACACTGGCTCCATGAATGCATTTAATAGGATATTAGCCTCAGAAGGGGTGAAAGGCCTATTCAAAGGGTTCGGCCCTGCCATGGCACGAAGCATGCCCGCGAACGCAGCATGTTTCTTGGCATTCGAAGTGGCAAGGTCTGCTTTGGGCTAA
- the LOC107944217 gene encoding uncharacterized protein, translating to MSFNCLTFQVLEENDSINEKDPFGKQKKVTFCCVSRTWSGHYEQIRSEAMPVTGDPRKIKEGHRRLNTIHTIYESKGYEADAQPRLVRSCGMRRDWSFEDLSDEKMRKEMSVA from the coding sequence ATGAGTTTCAACTGCTTGACTTTTCAGGTTCTGGAAGAAAACGACTCGATCAATGAGAAGGACCCATTTGGTAAACAAAAGAAAGTGACATTTTGTTGTGTAAGTAGAACATGGTCCGGGCATTATGAGCAAATCAGAAGTGAGGCAATGCCGGTGACTGGTGACCCAAGGAAGATAAAGGAGGGTCATCGCCGCTTAAATACCATTCATACCATCTATGAATCTAAAGGTTATGAAGCTGACGCCCAACCAAGGCTGGTGAGGAGCTGTGGGATGAGAAGGGATTGGAGCTTCGAGGATTTAAGCGATGAAAAGATGAGAAAAGAGATGAGTGTAGCTTGA
- the LOC107946746 gene encoding uncharacterized protein isoform X2 — protein sequence MCVFLHFHRVSKQMASTATKTNEFLGKACQKKDSNHYSFNDADLSSPQMNRACNDRQRTSSESSHPLSVCLSRESFSDVVESEETLRDCNTYESIKMSTKTNLPSACANNIGPLKAPIFHNKFVPNKFEKQESECLGDNISFVCVSDYAKTKAADHTSDADKKNASYNSASVDSFPGTEKEVNGQPACFLVGSPCGDVDDNHPRRSNRSSIESSQEILYCSNKSDMSEISSLRDSCAGASSAKREHSECSEEQVQSSFARTGSIRVGSQIGDGHNYAESMEVDNRTNEREQTAELKSTTVAKEINMEETNIGSQPAACSDAPDSIEYEVKVCDICGDIGREELLAVCSNCSDGAEHIYCMRVKMDSVPKGDWMCEECVLSKETERRKQDKMEGGVKIFNKTHASESETKPLEVEESEAHKVSSTPSFTSKRPSGSLQAVRNKAFGADLKSPTTSSCSSKVSMHQSGGHSSSTTPGTVCSPTELRSKSLKLPSQHQVSKGLLSKSKSFSNRSLKEDVQLLKEGSCGNEGLAKGTTANESERRIQTVSKSMSLKNMSYNVNNSNHDTKLLPNSSRVEDLKRSRHPKGQHPKGQSPIKTEKKLKLSNSDALAGADKRIASVKNGLACPSSSLCNDLVDVKGHETSDNSLKTSSTYAQKSFLTEEKKRVLNVKHCVEYSPVVPAISKKHSSAAVQSERPCPRDSTIFASGVHVPSWISVVPQLDSIWQGKFEIQRSGGLPFTCDGLQAHLSTYASHKVLGVVQKLPLKLSLEEAPRLSMWPTQFMKSHATEDNIALYFFAKELDSYERSYKNLLDRMIKYDFSLKGNFGGFELLIFPSNLLPEKSQCWNNMLFLWGVFRGKMFQCSEQISAMSCEKLFTPGKSSESLSALNSNAFPDSMTVASGKNAEVCETKESSSEQKMNALDVQIGSQQVGVIDSSQREERESRKRPEIDLNCSIQEKQEYFADHVEADDTNDGKRLKSCFGGMDVDRNRIKDIMNDRCSLPVNGRGPSIYGNEVYDMSIVPPESDSVGNKYSWKHLLQQQVLSNDSGKQVKSRVSNLELALGVGRSLSAHGNMPPSFMVMSNGDSRDEISDTNPSLALSLALPYPKAGGSGSGTTLKLASDMKLPKCQEVNTTLSLFGGSSES from the exons ATGTGTGTGTTTCTTCATTTTCACCGTGTGTCCAAACAAATGGCATCGACAGCAACAAAGACAAATGAGTTTCTAGGCAAAGCCTGTCAAAAAAAGGATAGTAACCATTACTCTTTTAACGATGCTGATTTGTCATCTCCTCAGATGAATAGAGCATGCAATGATAGACAGCGTACAAGTAGTGAGTCAAGTCATCCTCTCAGTGTATGCTTGAGTCGCGAATCCTTCTCTGATGTTGTAGAGAGTGAAGAAACGTTGAGGGATTGTAACACTTATGAGAGCATCAAGATGAGTACAAAAACAAACCTGCCTTCGGCTTGTGCAAATAATATTGGGCCACTGAAAGCACCAATCTTTCATAATAAATTTGTCCCCAATAAGTTTGAGAAACAAGAGTCGGAATGCCTTGGAGATAATATTTCCTTTGTGTGTGTATCAGACTATGCAAAAACAAAGGCTGCTGACCATACTAGTGATGCAGACAAGAAAAATGCATCTTACAACTCAGCTTCAGTTGATAGTTTCCCTGGGACTGAAAAGGAAGTTAACGGTCAACCTGCTTGTTTTCTAGTTGGTAGTCCTTGTGGTGATGTAGATGATAATCATCCAAGGAGATCAAACAGATCGTCCATTGAATCTTCCCAGGAGATTCTGTATTGTTCAAACAAGTCAGATATGTCAGAAATTTCATCTTTACGAGATTCATGTGCTGGTGCCAGCTCAGCAAAG AGAGAACATTCCGAGTGTTCTGAGGAACAAGTCCAATCATCTTTTGCCAGAACAGGTTCCATACGGGTTGGCAGTCAGATCGGTGATGGACATAACTATGCTGAATCTATGGAAGTTGATAATAGAACAAATGAAAGAGAGCAAACAGCTGAACTAAAGTCCACTACAGTGGCTAAGGAAATTAATATGGAGGAAACTAATATTGGATCACAGCCTGCTGCTTGTAGTGATGCACCAGACAGCATTGAGTATGAA GTCAAAGTTTGTGATATATGCGGTGACATAGGTCGAGAGGAGTTGCTTGCTGTTTGTAGCAACTGCAGTGATGGAGCAGAACACAT TTATTGTATGCGTGTGAAGATGGACAGTGTTCCCAAAGGTGATTGGATGTGTGAGGAATGTGTGCTCAGTAAAGAAACTGAGAGGCGAAAACAAGACAAAATGGAGGGAGGAGTTAAGATTTTTAACAAAACACATGCTTCAGAATCAGAAACCAAACCTTTGGAGGTCGAGGAAAGTGAAGCACATAAAGTTAGTTCAACTCCTTCGTTTACTTCAAAGAGACCTTCTGGCAGTTTACAAGCAGTTAGAAATAAGGCTTTTGGAGCAGATTTGAAATCACCTACGACATCGAGTTGCAGCAGCAAAGTTTCGATGCATCAATCTGGAGGCCACTCGTCTAGCACTACTCCGGGAACTGTGTGCTCACCTACTGAATTAAGGAGTAAATCACTTAAATTGCCATCACAACATCAGGTGTCAAAGG GATTACTTTCCAAGTCCAAATCATTCTCTAATAGGAGCTTAAAAGAAGATGTCCAACTGCTGAAGGAAGGCAGTTGTGGCAATGAAGGCTTGGCTAAAGGAACTACTGCTAATGAGAGTGAGAGGAGGATTCAAACGGTGTCTAAATCTATGTCATTGAAGAATATGAGCTATAATGTGAATAATAGTAATCACGACACTAAATTACTTCCCAACTCTTCTCGCGTTGAGGATTTGAAGAGATCAAGGCATCCAAAAGGACAGCATCCAAAAGGACAGTCTCCAATTAAgacagaaaagaaattgaaattatcCAACAGCGATGCACTTGCGGGGGCTGATAAAAGAATTGCTTCTGTCAAAAATGGTTTGGCATGCCCTTCCAGTTCCTTGTGTAATGATTTAGTGGATGTGAAAGGTCATGAAACATCAGATAATTCCTTAAAAACATCTAGTACTTATGCACAAAAAAGTTTTCTGACtgaagagaaaaagagagttCTTAATGTGAAGCACTGTGTTGAGTACTCTCCAGTAGTACCTGCTATCAGTAAAAAGCATTCCAGTGCTGCTGTGCAGTCTGAACGGCCTTGCCCGAGAGATTCAACTATTTTTGCTTCTGGAGTACATGTGCCTTCTTGGATTTCTGTTGTTCCACAGCTTGATTCTATATGGCA AGGCAAGTTTGAAATTCAAAGGAGTGGTGGACTTCCATTTACTTGTGATGGACTGCAAGCACACTTGTCAACTTATGCCTCACATAAAGTTCTTGGAGTAGTGCAGAAACTGCCTCTAAAACTGTCGTTGGAGGAAGCACCTCGATTGAGCATGTGGCCCACTCAATTCATGAAAAGCCATGCCACTGAAGATAATATTGCGCTCTACTTTTTTGCAAAAGAACTTGACAG TTACGAAAGAAGCTATAAGAACTTGTTGGACAGGATGATTAAGTATGATTTTAGCCTCAAAGGGAACTTTGGCGGGTTTGAGCTTTTAATATTCCCCTCGAACCTACTTCCAGAAAAATCTCAGT GTTGGAATAACATGCTGTTTTTATGGGGTGTATTTAGAGGAAAGATGTTTCAGTGCTCAGAACAAATTTCAGCCATGTCTTGCGAGAAATTGTTCACCCCTGGAAAGTCAagtgaaagtttatctgcattGAACTCCAATGCTTTCCCGGACTCAATGACAGTCGCTTCTGGAAAAAATGCTGAAGTTTGTGAAACCAAAGAATCTTCTTCGGAACAGAAGATGAATGCCCTGGATGTACAAATAGGTAGTCAGCAAGTGGGCGTAATCGACTCATCTCAG AGAGAAGAAAGAGAGTCAAGAAAAAGACCTGAAATTGATCTCAACTGTTCTATTCAAGAAAAACAAGAATATTTTGCAGATCATGTGGAGGCTGATGATACTAATGACGGCAAGAGATTAAAGAGTTGTTTTGGTGGAATGGATGTAGATAGGAATAGGATAAAAGATATAATGAATGATAGATGTTCCCTTCCTGTAAATGGCAGAGGCCCTAGCATCTACGGCAATGAAGTGTATGATATGTCGATAGTTCCTCCGGAATCGGATTCAGTAGGTAATAAGTATAGCTGGAAGCACTTGTTGCAGCAGCAAGTTCTTTCAAATGACAGTGGGAAACAGGTAAAGTCAAGAGTTTCAAATCTTGAGCTTGCCCTGGGGGTTGGAAGGAGTCTTTCAGCTCACGGAAATATGCCCCCATCTTTTATGGTGATGAGCAATGGGGATTCACGAGACGAGATCTCCGACACTAATCCTTCACTTGCTCTTTCCCTTGCATTGCCTTATCCTAAGGCAGGTGGTAGCGGCAGCGGCACCACATTAAAACTTGCTTCAGACATGAAGTTACCCAAGTGCCAAGAGGTGAACACTACACTGTCGCTTTTTGGTGGCTCTTCAGAATCTTAG
- the LOC107946749 gene encoding abscisic acid receptor PYR1: MAVSKPAPFSSFSQTTTHHLTLPPGISHDEFHDLIPSITQLHNYSVGPGKCSSLLAKRISAPHDLVWSIVRRFDKPQAYKHFIRSCAVEQGSQMVVGCTRKVNVISGLPADTSTERLDILDDERRVTGFSIIGGEHRLRNYRSVTTVHGFNRNGRIWTVVLESYVVDVPEGNTEEDTRLFANTVVKLNLQKLASVTEGLARDDDNDGNNS, translated from the coding sequence ATGGCAGTCTCAAAACCCGCTCCTTTCTCTTCCTTCTCCCAAACCACCACTCACCACCTCACCCTTCCCCCCGGCATATCCCACGACGAGTTCCACGACTTAATCCCTTCCATAACCCAGTTGCACAACTACTCAGTTGGTCCCGGAAAATGCTCTTCCTTACTAGCCAAACGTATCAGCGCCCCACACGACCTTGTCTGGTCCATCGTCCGCCGTTTTGACAAACCCCAAGCTTACAAACATTTCATCCGAAGCTGTGCCGTTGAACAAGGTTCGCAAATGGTGGTGGGGTGCACGCGTAAGGTCAACGTGATCTCCGGCTTACCTGCTGATACCAGCACCGAGAGACTGGATATTTTAGACGACGAACGACGGGTCACCGGGTTTAGTATCATTGGAGGGGAGCACCGATTGAGGAATTACCGGTCTGTGACGACTGTACACGGTTTCAATCGTAACGGGAGGATCTGGACCGTCGTTTTGGAATCTTACGTTGTCGATGTTCCGGAAGGTAATACGGAGGAAGACACGCGGCTGTTCGCCAACACCGTTGTGAAGTTGAACTTGCAAAAGCTAGCGTCTGTTACCGAAGGGTTAGCGCGTGATGATGATAATGACGGTAATAATTCATAG